The Pygocentrus nattereri isolate fPygNat1 chromosome 2, fPygNat1.pri, whole genome shotgun sequence genome has a window encoding:
- the dapk3 gene encoding death-associated protein kinase 3: MAGFRQEDVEKFYEMGEELGSGQFAIVRKCREKSTGVEYAAKFIKKRRLSSSRRGVSREEIEREVNILKEIQHSNIITLHDIFENKTDVILILELVSGGELFDFLAEKESLTEEEATQFLKQILDGVHYLHSKHIAHFDLKPENIMLLDKNVPNPRIKLIDFGIAHQIKAGNEFKNIFGTPEFVAPEIVNYEPLGLEADMWSIGVITYILLSGASPFLGETKQETLTNISAVNYDFDEEYFSNTSELAKDFIRRLLVKDPKKRMTIEDSLEHPWIKVIKRRNVRQEDSGRRPERRRLKTTRLKEYTIKSHSSMPPNNTYVNFERFSHVLEEIGAAEEGLRRLQQSQRSCRDDVAALRSIYEEKEGWYREESESVAAELGRVRSELQRAQAQRRQSQEEARAATLAANALKRRFGRLESRYESLAQQVAAEVRWVEELLRSSSTEAEERITGLA, encoded by the exons ATGGCTGGCTTCAGGCAGGAGGATGTGGAGAAGTTCTATGAGATGGGCGAGGAGCTGGGCAG TGGGCAGTTTGCGATCGTGCGTAAGTGCCGTGAGAAGAGCACCGGTGTGGAATACGCTGCCAAGTTCATAAAGAAGCGCCGCCTGTCGTCCAGCCGGCGCGGCGTGAGCCGCGAGGAGATCGAGCGCGAGGTGAACATCCTGAAAGAAATCCAGCACAGCAACATCATCACCCTGCACGACATCTTCGAGAACAAGACCGACGTTATCCTCATCCTGGAGCTGGTGTCGGGAGGAGAGCTCTTTGACTTCCTGGCTGAGAAAGAGTCCCTGACCGAGGAGGAGGCCACGCAGTTCCTCAAGCAGATCCTGGACGGAGTTCACTACCTGCACTCCAAACACATCGCTCACTTCGACCTCAAG CCGGAGAACATCATGCTGCTGGACAAGAACGTTCCCAACCCCAGGATCAAGCTGATAGACTTCGGCATCGCCCACCAGATTAAGGCTGGAAACGAGTTTAAAAACATCTTCGGGACTCCGGAGTTTGTTG CGCCAGAGATTGTGAATTATGAGCCTCTGGGTCTGGAAGCCGACATGTG GAGCATTGGAGTTATTACATATATCCT GCTGAGCGGAGCGTCTCCGTTCCTCGGAGAGACTAAACAGGAAACCCTGACCAACATCTCCGCCGTGAACTACGACTTCGACGAGGAATACTTCAGCAACACGAGCGAACTGGCCAAGGACTTCATCCGCCGGCTGCTGGTCAAAGACCCAAA gAAGAGAATGACTATAGAAGACAGTCTGGAGCATCCATGGATCAAG GTAATAAAGCGGCGTAACGTGCGTCAGGAGGACAGTGGGCGTCGGCCTGAGCGCCGGAGGCTGAAGACCACCCGGCTGAAGGAGTACACCATAAAATCCCACTCCAGCATGCCCCCCAACAACACATATGTCAACTTCGAGCGCTTCTCCCACGTGCTGGAGGAGATCGGCGCGGCCGAGGAGGGTCTGCGGAGGCTACAGCAGAGCCAGCGCTCCTGCAG GGACGACGTGGCCGCCCTGCGCTCCATCTATGAGGAGAAGGAGGGGTGGTACCGTGAGGAGAGCGAGAGCGTGGCGGCCGAGCTGGGCCGGGTCCGGTCCGAGCTGCAGCGTGCTCAGGCCCAGCGCAGACAGAGCCAGGAGGAGGCCCGGGCCGCTACGCTGGCCGCCAACGCGCTAAAGCGGCGGTTCGGCCGGCTGGAGAGCCGCTACGAGTCGCTGGCCCAGCAAGTGGCGGCGGAGGTGCGCTGGGTGGAGGAGCTGCTGAGGTCCAGCTCAACCGAGGCCGAGGAACGCATCACCGGCCTGGCCTGA